A region of the Desulfobulbaceae bacterium genome:
TGGCAAAGGAACTTGAGCTGCCGTTGATTATTCATGACAGAGAGGCACATGGCGATGTTATGGAGATTCTAGTTGGAGCAGGTCCTTTTCCGAAGGGGGGGGTGATGCATTGCTATTCCGGTGACATGGAACTGGCAAAGGAGGTTATTGGTCTTGGATTTTATCTATCGATTACGGGTGTTGTAACTTTTGCCAAGTCCGATATGCTGCAGGAGGTGGCTCGTCTGATCCCTTTGGATACTTTACTCGTTGAGACAGACGGCCCGTATCTGTCACCGGTTCCATACCGAGGGAAACGTAATGAACCAGCCTATGTGTTGTATGCGATTGCAAAAATTGCTGAATTAAGAGGCATTACACCTGAAGAGGTAGCCCGACAGACATCGGAGAATGCCATGAGGTTGTTTCAGCTGGAGTCTCACTTATGATTTCTATTGAAAAACAGATTGGTTTGGTTCGGGAAAACATTGCTCGTTCTGCTGAGCGAGTTGGGCGTGATCCTGCAGCTATTACTTTGGTTGCTGTCACTAAGCGGGTTGAGGAGGTTCGTTTGCGTGAGGCGATAGCTGCCGGTCAGGGTGTTTTTGGAGAAAATTATTTGCAGGAGGCCGTGGATAAAATTGCTTTGCTACCGAAAGTTGTGTGGCATTTTATCGGTGGGATTCAGTCGAATAAATTGAAAGTGATTGCTGAAATATTTGACGTGGTTGAGACGATTGATCGATTAAAGATTGCTTTTGGTCTTGAAAAACAACTTGAACTGTTGGGGAAGATCATGCCTGTTTATCTCCAGGTCAATATCGGAAGAGAAGTGCAGAAATCTGGGGTGTTACCGGAACAGGTCGATCAACTTGTGATCGGGGTTTTACAATGTCCCCACCTTCATTTGGCGGGATTAATGGCCATGCCACCCTATAATCCTGATCCTGAAGCCAGTCGGATCTATTTTTGTCAGATGAAGGAATTGGCTGATGGCCTGGTGCAACGTGGCGTAGTGGCACATCCTCTTGGTCTGTCCATGGGGATGTCTGGTGATTATGAAGTTGCTGTTGAAGAAGGAGCTACGGTCGTAAGGGTTGGCTCGGCCCTTTTTGGAGACAGAGGATAGCCTTTTAGGATGGTTGATGAAGAAGATACTGTTTTAATTGGTCAAAGGTACAGCCAAAAGCGGTTACTGGAATTGTTTTGCCCTTGATTTGATGTTGGCAGGGAGAGAAATAAGCCGCGAGTAGCTTCGGATCAAGCAAGGAGGCTGCGTCGTTGCCAAGCAACAGATCCTTGCCGACTTTTTCTGTTAAGTCTTCCAGTCTGAAGGCAACATTGACAGTATCACCAATGACCGTATGGTCTCGGTTGCCATCCACGCCAATGTTTCCAATTGCCGCTTCGCCGGTATTGATCGCCCCACCTATCGCTAACTTCCAGGGCAGATCGTTATGTGTTTCACCAAGTTCAGTAGTCATTGCAGCTATATGGGCTGCGCAGTGTAATGCTTGATTGACAGTGTGTCCGGGGGATTGGACTTCGGTCCAGATCGCCATGACAGCATCGCCGATGAATTTGTCGACACGGCCATGATAACGTTTGATAATGTCGTTGGCTTGTTGACTCCATGTCTTGATAATCTCTGATGTTTTTTGATCACCAATCTGTTCGGAGAGGGTGGTGAAACGTCGGATATCACAAATTAAAACGGTTATCCAGGCTTTGGAAATAAAAGCTACTGTTTGGTCATCAGTGAAATCAAGTTTATAATTATAATCAGCAGGAGTGTCTTGATTGAAGATCAATAAAGATTTGCCGCCGATATTGATAGTGTCTCCTGAGTTAAGCGGCACAGGGGCATAAACCCTTTGGTCGTTGACCATGGTGCCGTTTGCGCTACCTAAATCGATGATATTTACTGTGTTGTTCTCTTCAATTTGCAGCATTGCATGCTGCCGTGAGACCCATGAATTATCGAGAATGATGTCATTCCCTTTGCTTCGACCGATGCGAAAGGTTTTCTTTTCAATGAGAGACCACGTCTCAACGATATTTGTACTGCTGTCCAGTAGAGATAGAGAGATTAATGACATCGATTCAAATCCAGAAGCTGAACAGCATCATTTTAGGAGCGGTCAAGAGTAATGAGAGTATAGAGTTCCTCTGCGGATGGGAAGTGGCCGACCTTTTTTTTTGAAAAAATTTCCATCCCATCGACATACACATCAAGAACTCCACCGGACCCGGCGATAAGTTCGATTTTTGCGTTGCATTTTTCTGCCAGTTGTTCTCCCAACCTGGAAGCCTTTGGTAGGTAGTTTCATTGCGCGCAATAGGTGATTGAAATTTCCATGGTAAAAGTCTCCTTTTTCGATTCAAGCAAATGTGAAGAGGTTATACTTTTCTGGACACACAACATCGGGTATGAATGATGCCCCAACCTAAGGAGGTGTGTCTAAATGAGTGAGAAAAAGAAACCTGTCGAATATACAGCTGAATTTCGAGAGTCAGCAGTGAAATTAGCCGTTGAGAGTGCCCATCCAATTTCCCAGACCGCAAAAGAACTCGGGGTGAACAAAAACACGTTATATACATGGATTGGCCAGTTTCATCGTCCTGTTAAAAATTATGGTGAAACAGTGGCTGATGAACACATATATGATGAAGTGAAGCGTCTCCGCCTTGAGACTCGCCGTTTGAAGGAGGAGCGAGATATCCTAAAAAAGGCCGCAGCGTACTTTGTGAGAAGCATGGCGTGAAGTACGCTTTTATTCAACAGCACAACAAAGAATTTCGAGTCGGCCTGATGTGCTCGGTTTTTGGCGTTTCCCGTAACGGCTACTATCACTGGCTGGAATGGCCAGAAAGTCTTCGTAGTGTCGCCGATAAGCGAGTTGGCCAAAAGATAAAAACAGTTTTCGAAATAAACCGCAAAGTTTATGGCACATGGCGCATTAAGTTGGATTTGGCAGAGGACGGAGAAATTGTCAGTCGTCCGCGTATCGGTCGCTTACTTACATAGGGCGCATGGCGATCATTTCCCACTCATTGGATGATGAAGTTCGTTTCAAAAGTGATCTCACCCGTCCCGTTTGAGCCCCTTTTTTCCTTATCGCTCGTCCCCCAAGAGAGCCCCCTCGAAGCAATCCCCTATTAATAGGTAGGTGCACCTTGTTCATCGGCAGAGGCACCCCCGCGGCCTTGAACAAAGGATTGAAGTGACCTTGCAGGTCGCTTCAATCCTTACTGGTTGGACATCTAGCTTGCATCTTTAGTTTTTTTAGCCCTCTTCTTAGGTTCTGGGTTAACTGTTGCTGCATTAACAGTATTAATATTTTCTTTTTCTACCTCTATTTTTGCCAACCCTATACGGGATAAACCAATCATGGCACCAGGACATATTGAGTCAGGAGAAGGGCCTATAGCTCCAACAGCAAATTGAAATTGAACAGCAAGATTGTAAAGACCATCATGAATTCCTTGGTTCTTTATAAGTATTTTTGTTAATTCGATAAGAGAAAAATCAGCTACAAGATTTTGATCTTTATCAGTTGATTGCATTTAATGACCCCCAAGCAAGCGGTTGTTGTTCGGTAGTATTAACAACTGTTGATACAGTTTTATTGTCGGTAATAATTATATTGTGTTGGTGAATATGCTCAACTTTAAGTATTCCATTCTGTTCTATTGTTTTCTGAATTGATTGAACAATAAATTCATTCAATGTAATGGAACGGTAATAAGCTGCCTCAGCAGCTTTTCTGTGAAGTTCTTGTCCGACCCTTATGTTGAAAGTGCCGCTATATGGTTTATTGGCAGCTTTTCCCGTTTCTTGACAATATGCAAGATAGTGGTCAACTGCTTCTTCAAAAGAGGCTTTAATGTCGTGAACGGTATTCCCTTCGTAGGTAATAATGTCATCTATGAAAAGAATTTTGCCATGCAAGCAATCATCTTCGATGCTGGCTTCTATTGTGCCAGTATATCCTTTGAATGAAAGATTATTCATGGAATTACCTCTATATATTTAAGTGCGTTTTTAGCGTCGTGAATCTGATAAGATTTCAGTATTCCTGATGGGTGTGTTTTGGACATTCTGAAACGGAAACCACTTGTATGCTCAAACATATAGTGAGACCCTCCCCCGCATGAGTTTTTAAAGCCAAAGCTTCTCATAAGCGTAATGAGGTCGTCCCAAGAAAAATCCTTAGGTGATGGAGTGGCACAAAGTTTTGCCAAAAGTTTTTCTTTTTTAGACATTAAATCCTACCATGAGAAAAGCAAGGTTGCAACTAATATATAGTTGCATCGTTGTCAATATTTTTTTACCCACTTTGTGACATGTCAGCAATTGACTTTACCGGATGGTGGCCACATGCCCCGCCCAACGAGACTGTAGAAAAACCCCTTTCTCCGCACCGTTCCCTCGCCGGACAAGCTCATTTTTTGAGCCGGGTCGGCTTGCATTGCGGATTCTTTTAGTCTCTGTTAATTTTGCTCTGCCTCAACTTGCCTTTTCTGCTCTTTGCAGGGCGATCCGGGGCTTCAATCGAGACATTTTTTCATGTCTTGCTCGTTCTATGCAAATCCATCCGCGAATCGATGGATCTTTTTCATGTTGTGCACGATACAGAATAGGTTCCACTGCGTGTTCACTTTGCGCTTGCCTCGATGAGAGAACCTATCCAAGCCCATAATGTGCCGGATATGGGCGAAAGGAGGTTCTGCCGTCGCCAACCGCATCCCGTACAGCACTCGTCCTACGGATGAATCGATCTTGCGCTTCATTCTTTCTGTGAAAGTCTTCTTTCCCTGCTCACTCCTACCATGGAAATACGCCACCTGCCGGATCTCTGTTCGTTCCGGATAGCGGAGGCATTGACTGCGAAGCGCACAACCAACGCAGGCAGACTTCGGTCCTTTGAATTTCGTTGCCTTAAAATTCCTCACCGTCACATTACCGCCGCTCCGGTAGAGTTTCTTACCCGCCGGGCAGATGTAATGGGAGAGATCATCGGCAAAGATAAAATCCTTGGTGCTGAACAGACCTCGCTTGGAGTGAAGTATTGCACGTTCTTTCCGATGCTTTTCCTTGTA
Encoded here:
- a CDS encoding HicA protein, whose product is MSKKEKLLAKLCATPSPKDFSWDDLITLMRSFGFKNSCGGGSHYMFEHTSGFRFRMSKTHPSGILKSYQIHDAKNALKYIEVIP
- a CDS encoding adenylate/guanylate cyclase domain-containing protein, with translation MSLISLSLLDSSTNIVETWSLIEKKTFRIGRSKGNDIILDNSWVSRQHAMLQIEENNTVNIIDLGSANGTMVNDQRVYAPVPLNSGDTINIGGKSLLIFNQDTPADYNYKLDFTDDQTVAFISKAWITVLICDIRRFTTLSEQIGDQKTSEIIKTWSQQANDIIKRYHGRVDKFIGDAVMAIWTEVQSPGHTVNQALHCAAHIAAMTTELGETHNDLPWKLAIGGAINTGEAAIGNIGVDGNRDHTVIGDTVNVAFRLEDLTEKVGKDLLLGNDAASLLDPKLLAAYFSPCQHQIKGKTIPVTAFGCTFDQLKQYLLHQPS
- a CDS encoding YggS family pyridoxal phosphate-dependent enzyme — its product is MISIEKQIGLVRENIARSAERVGRDPAAITLVAVTKRVEEVRLREAIAAGQGVFGENYLQEAVDKIALLPKVVWHFIGGIQSNKLKVIAEIFDVVETIDRLKIAFGLEKQLELLGKIMPVYLQVNIGREVQKSGVLPEQVDQLVIGVLQCPHLHLAGLMAMPPYNPDPEASRIYFCQMKELADGLVQRGVVAHPLGLSMGMSGDYEVAVEEGATVVRVGSALFGDRG
- a CDS encoding SelT/SelW/SelH family protein translates to MGEQLAEKCNAKIELIAGSGGVLDVYVDGMEIFSKKKVGHFPSAEELYTLITLDRS
- a CDS encoding TatD family deoxyribonuclease, whose protein sequence is MTSKNKKIIPLPQLGNRAFAFDSHCHLDMTDYDDYREVVTRADAAGVKFIFSVGIDLPSSRAALDLANEFPGVYSSVGIHPHHVADAKESDYQQIAELALHPKVKAYGEIGLDYVRNYAPRDVQIRHFRRQVELAKELELPLIIHDREAHGDVMEILVGAGPFPKGGVMHCYSGDMELAKEVIGLGFYLSITGVVTFAKSDMLQEVARLIPLDTLLVETDGPYLSPVPYRGKRNEPAYVLYAIAKIAELRGITPEEVARQTSENAMRLFQLESHL
- a CDS encoding type II toxin-antitoxin system HicB family antitoxin, which codes for MNNLSFKGYTGTIEASIEDDCLHGKILFIDDIITYEGNTVHDIKASFEEAVDHYLAYCQETGKAANKPYSGTFNIRVGQELHRKAAEAAYYRSITLNEFIVQSIQKTIEQNGILKVEHIHQHNIIITDNKTVSTVVNTTEQQPLAWGSLNAIN
- a CDS encoding transposase, whose protein sequence is MSEKKKPVEYTAEFRESAVKLAVESAHPISQTAKELGVNKNTLYTWIGQFHRPVKNYGETVADEHIYDEVKRLRLETRRLKEERDILKKAAAYFVRSMA